One segment of Aquimarina sp. BL5 DNA contains the following:
- a CDS encoding molybdenum cofactor biosynthesis protein MoaE — translation MNKRKTVFIEGPITPSFVANSIEKHQTKTTIGAHDIFLGQVRADKIDGKIVQAIDYSAYNEMAENKFHEIREATFNKYDLTCMHIYHSLGKVKAGEICLFVFVSAPHRKVAFEALEFLVEEIKKEVPVFGKEVFDDETHVWKVNKV, via the coding sequence ATGAATAAACGAAAAACAGTTTTTATAGAAGGCCCTATTACTCCTTCTTTTGTAGCGAATTCTATAGAAAAACATCAAACCAAAACTACAATCGGTGCTCACGATATATTTTTAGGCCAAGTACGAGCAGATAAAATCGATGGTAAAATTGTTCAAGCTATTGACTACTCTGCTTATAACGAGATGGCTGAGAATAAATTTCACGAAATTCGTGAAGCCACTTTTAATAAATATGACCTAACCTGTATGCACATATATCACAGCTTAGGTAAAGTAAAAGCCGGTGAAATTTGTCTTTTCGTATTTGTTTCTGCTCCACATAGAAAAGTTGCTTTTGAAGCACTAGAATTTTTAGTAGAAGAAATAAAAAAAGAAGTTCCTGTATTCGGAAAAGAAGTTTTTGACGATGAGACACATGTTTGGAAAGTAAACAAAGTTTAA
- a CDS encoding MoaD/ThiS family protein produces the protein MELKVLYFGMIAEATGCKEEIILLRSGTTIDQLENLLKDKYENLQHLSFKVAVDKEITANDTLLNPNNEIALLPPFSGG, from the coding sequence ATGGAATTAAAGGTTTTATATTTTGGAATGATTGCCGAAGCTACAGGTTGTAAGGAAGAAATTATTTTATTGCGATCCGGCACTACTATAGATCAACTAGAAAACCTGCTAAAAGATAAATATGAAAATTTACAACATTTGTCATTTAAAGTAGCAGTTGATAAAGAGATTACGGCTAATGACACTTTGCTGAATCCTAATAATGAAATCGCATTACTACCTCCTTTTTCTGGCGGTTAA
- a CDS encoding molybdenum cofactor guanylyltransferase, which produces MTLGKDQHITGIILAGGKSSRMGQDKGLKLHNGKPFIQHIIQAIETITNKILIITGSADYQTLGYPCIADIIPDQGPVGGIYTGLKYTKTTQNLVLSCDVPFVKPVVLTNLISEYEPNYDVITYEDIPLITLYHKSVERTFFESIQKRRLSLRKTLSKLKVKSIPIEESVAPYVKNINTHQQYKEANQWN; this is translated from the coding sequence ATGACTTTAGGAAAAGATCAACATATAACAGGAATTATACTCGCTGGAGGAAAAAGCAGCCGAATGGGTCAGGATAAAGGATTGAAACTTCATAATGGAAAGCCTTTTATACAGCATATAATACAGGCGATAGAAACGATTACTAATAAAATTCTAATCATTACCGGTAGTGCCGATTACCAAACACTTGGTTATCCATGTATAGCAGATATTATTCCTGATCAAGGTCCTGTTGGAGGTATTTATACAGGTCTCAAATATACTAAAACAACACAGAATTTAGTTCTGAGTTGCGATGTGCCCTTTGTAAAACCTGTTGTTCTTACTAATCTTATTTCAGAGTATGAGCCCAATTATGATGTCATAACATACGAAGATATCCCTCTTATTACCTTATATCATAAGTCGGTAGAAAGAACCTTTTTTGAAAGTATTCAAAAGCGACGTCTTAGTCTCAGAAAAACACTTTCAAAATTAAAAGTAAAAAGTATACCTATTGAAGAAAGTGTAGCTCCATACGTAAAAAACATTAATACACATCAACAGTATAAAGAAGCAAATCAATGGAATTAA
- a CDS encoding winged helix-turn-helix domain-containing protein, which translates to MYHIKSRIWIEGEEGVFLGEGRIKVLKAIMVEGSLSKAAKSLGMSYKKAWNLVDSINKNASAPVIITNTGGSGGGGTEITAYGVKMITAFENINKNCWDFLDQQLKELKL; encoded by the coding sequence ATGTATCATATAAAAAGTAGAATTTGGATAGAAGGAGAAGAAGGCGTTTTCCTTGGAGAAGGACGAATTAAAGTTTTGAAAGCAATTATGGTAGAAGGGTCTCTTTCCAAAGCTGCCAAATCTTTGGGAATGTCATATAAGAAAGCTTGGAATTTAGTTGATTCTATTAACAAAAATGCTTCAGCTCCTGTTATTATAACTAATACCGGTGGTAGTGGTGGTGGTGGAACAGAAATCACAGCATATGGAGTAAAAATGATTACTGCTTTCGAAAATATTAATAAAAATTGTTGGGATTTTCTGGATCAACAACTAAAAGAACTGAAGCTATGA
- the glp gene encoding gephyrin-like molybdotransferase Glp — MISVSMALSIISKTPFTPNLRTLLLKDANGLLLAEDIISNIHMPPFKQSAMDGYALLLHNKNSYQIVGEVKAGDAVNYSLEPGQGIRIFTGARVPDNANTIVIQEKVNRSENTITIDSEIHLNQNIRAVGEQIKKGDIALTKGTKLTPAGIGFLAGLGVTEVKVYVPPTVAIITTGNELITPGEELKEGKIYESNSLQLETVLQQLHIKQITNYVVQDEYESTKETIQQAINNNDLVLISGGISVGDYDFVKEALSELHTEELFYKIKQKPGKPLFFGTNNKTMIFALPGNPASSLTCFYIYVLPIIQKMMGITAIGLNRTTKLITKDFVKKGDRAQFLKAKVSGETVEILEGQSSAMLYTYAIANALVYIAENVDSIEKGNTVETILLPQ; from the coding sequence ATGATTTCTGTATCGATGGCTTTATCAATAATCTCTAAAACACCTTTTACTCCAAATCTAAGGACCCTTCTTTTAAAAGATGCAAATGGATTACTTCTTGCTGAGGATATCATCTCTAACATACACATGCCTCCCTTTAAACAATCCGCAATGGATGGTTATGCATTATTACTTCATAATAAAAATTCTTATCAGATTGTTGGCGAAGTAAAAGCTGGAGACGCAGTTAATTATTCTTTAGAACCCGGACAAGGTATTCGTATTTTCACTGGAGCCAGAGTTCCGGATAACGCAAATACAATAGTAATCCAGGAAAAAGTCAATAGATCAGAAAACACCATAACCATAGATAGCGAAATACATCTTAATCAAAATATTAGAGCGGTAGGAGAACAAATAAAAAAAGGAGACATTGCATTAACTAAAGGAACAAAATTAACCCCCGCCGGCATTGGATTTCTAGCTGGTTTAGGAGTAACTGAAGTAAAAGTTTACGTTCCTCCTACCGTAGCAATTATTACTACTGGTAATGAACTTATAACTCCTGGAGAAGAACTTAAGGAAGGAAAGATTTATGAAAGTAATTCTTTACAATTAGAAACTGTACTCCAACAATTACATATCAAACAGATTACTAATTATGTTGTACAGGATGAATATGAAAGTACTAAAGAGACAATACAGCAGGCTATAAACAATAATGATCTAGTATTAATCAGTGGTGGTATTTCTGTAGGAGATTATGATTTTGTAAAAGAAGCTTTATCGGAACTACATACAGAAGAATTATTTTATAAGATTAAACAAAAACCAGGAAAACCTTTATTTTTTGGAACTAATAATAAAACTATGATTTTTGCCTTACCTGGTAATCCTGCCTCTTCACTTACTTGTTTTTATATCTATGTGCTGCCAATTATCCAAAAAATGATGGGAATTACTGCTATAGGTCTTAACAGAACTACGAAGCTTATTACAAAGGACTTTGTTAAGAAAGGAGATAGAGCACAATTCCTTAAAGCAAAAGTATCTGGAGAGACTGTAGAAATTCTAGAAGGTCAAAGCTCAGCAATGTTATATACCTATGCCATTGCTAATGCACTAGTATATATCGCAGAAAATGTAGATAGTATTGAAAAGGGAAATACAGTTGAAACTATTTTATTACCTCAGTAA
- a CDS encoding antitoxin Xre-like helix-turn-helix domain-containing protein, translating into MSAVTPLDYDGLESEGLLRYLNLDIPLHNIYDFIELSRNGIDKRALVHLAKTIDFDLSELAHVLHLSERTIQRYELNKKLSTEASAKALQLAKLYARGENIFGDLDRFKRWMEHPNIALATKKPKELLDTTFGFQLLNEELVRIEHGIFA; encoded by the coding sequence ATGAGCGCAGTAACCCCATTAGATTACGATGGTTTAGAAAGTGAAGGTTTGTTAAGGTATCTTAATTTGGATATTCCTCTACATAATATTTACGATTTTATAGAATTATCTCGTAATGGGATAGATAAAAGAGCATTGGTACATCTTGCAAAAACGATTGATTTCGACCTAAGTGAATTAGCACATGTTTTGCATTTATCTGAACGTACTATACAACGCTATGAATTAAATAAGAAATTGAGTACGGAGGCAAGTGCCAAAGCACTACAATTAGCTAAGCTTTATGCTAGAGGAGAGAATATTTTTGGTGATTTGGATCGTTTTAAGAGATGGATGGAACATCCTAATATAGCATTAGCAACTAAAAAACCCAAAGAACTTCTGGATACTACATTTGGATTTCAATTATTAAATGAAGAGTTAGTTCGTATAGAGCACGGAATTTTTGCATAA
- a CDS encoding RES family NAD+ phosphorylase has translation MLVYRIAKQKYIKDLTGIGAKTVGGRWNPKGVAVLYTSTTVALSVLEVLAHLPAAYFPDNMAIATIELPDELTSTIDIKELPKDWNKIPPSTGIQHFAMNWISENIQLGLKVPSIIVPREQNLLINPLHPDFNLVKLIEIEPFSFDTRLLK, from the coding sequence ATGCTGGTATATAGAATTGCAAAACAAAAGTATATAAAAGACTTAACTGGTATTGGAGCAAAAACCGTTGGTGGTAGATGGAATCCCAAAGGAGTTGCAGTTTTATATACAAGTACTACTGTTGCTCTTTCTGTTCTCGAAGTACTGGCTCACCTCCCGGCAGCATATTTTCCTGATAATATGGCAATTGCTACGATAGAATTACCTGATGAATTGACTTCTACCATAGATATTAAGGAATTACCTAAGGACTGGAATAAAATCCCTCCATCTACAGGAATTCAACATTTTGCAATGAATTGGATATCAGAGAATATTCAATTAGGATTAAAGGTCCCTAGTATTATTGTGCCTAGAGAACAAAATCTTCTTATTAATCCTTTGCATCCGGATTTTAATTTAGTAAAACTGATCGAAATAGAACCCTTTAGTTTTGATACTCGTTTGTTAAAGTAG
- a CDS encoding M13 family metallopeptidase, translating to MRKVYFLAVFIIAFASCKNEAKKDGENQQETIAEVEKIPGIVLDNMDTSISPKEDFYNYVNGSWMKNTEIPEDRTRWGGFGVLRKKTDYDVLEILEKAKSSGKYAAGTDQYKALLIYESIMDTVGRDKAGVTPLQPTLDKIAGIKNLSDLQTVLATEIGASAPFAGLVSFPNLSNSEINAPYIATGGLGLPDRDYYLDQDEKSIEIRTQYVDHITRMLQYIGETEKQARKNAETILAIETKLAEPRLDKVQSRDTRNFNNPRSMEQLSEMTSSIDWNKLMKDIGVKKQLDSVIVMQPKYMKELQNVLKGTSIEDLKTVMRWSTLNDAAGALSTEIEKANWDFYSKTLNGAIKQRPMEERALARVNGSVGEAIGQLYVDAKFPPEAKAKAEKMIGNVIKAYQKRIEVLDWMSDSTKTKAIQKLDKFTVKIGYPDEWEDYSTLDVKDGNSYFENMMAVSEWGFKKNINEIGEPVDKTEWGMSPQTVNAYFNPLFNEIVFPAAILQPPFYNYTADEAVNYGGIGAVIGHEISHAFDDSGARFDAEGNLSNWWTDNDLKQFTERGGALAEQYSAIEVLDSVFINGKFTLGENIGDLGGVLGAYDGLQMHLTENGRPEDIDGFTPEQRFFMSWATVWRTKIREDALRTQIKTDPHSPGTTRAIQPLLNVQAFYDAFDIKEGDKMYLAPEKRVNIW from the coding sequence ATGAGAAAAGTGTATTTTTTGGCAGTATTCATAATTGCTTTCGCAAGTTGCAAGAATGAAGCCAAGAAAGATGGTGAAAATCAACAGGAAACAATAGCAGAGGTAGAAAAAATACCAGGTATTGTTTTGGATAATATGGATACAAGTATTAGTCCAAAAGAAGATTTTTACAACTACGTTAACGGTAGTTGGATGAAAAATACAGAAATTCCAGAAGATAGAACTCGATGGGGAGGTTTTGGTGTATTAAGAAAAAAGACAGACTATGATGTACTCGAGATTCTGGAAAAAGCAAAGTCTAGTGGTAAATATGCTGCAGGAACAGATCAATATAAAGCTTTATTGATTTATGAATCTATTATGGATACTGTGGGCAGAGATAAAGCAGGTGTGACCCCATTACAGCCTACTTTGGATAAAATAGCAGGCATAAAGAATTTAAGTGACCTACAAACAGTTTTGGCTACAGAAATAGGAGCTTCAGCTCCATTTGCAGGATTAGTTTCTTTTCCTAACCTAAGTAACAGTGAGATCAATGCTCCATATATAGCTACCGGAGGATTAGGGTTACCGGATCGTGATTATTATTTAGATCAAGATGAAAAATCTATCGAAATCAGAACTCAATATGTTGATCATATTACTAGAATGCTTCAGTATATAGGAGAAACTGAGAAACAGGCTCGTAAAAATGCAGAAACTATTTTAGCAATAGAGACTAAGTTAGCAGAACCGCGATTAGACAAAGTTCAGAGTAGAGATACTAGAAACTTTAATAACCCGAGATCAATGGAGCAACTTTCAGAAATGACTTCGTCTATTGATTGGAATAAATTGATGAAAGATATAGGTGTGAAAAAGCAATTAGATTCAGTAATTGTGATGCAACCTAAATACATGAAAGAACTACAAAACGTTCTTAAAGGAACAAGTATTGAAGATCTTAAAACAGTAATGCGTTGGTCTACATTAAATGATGCTGCAGGAGCACTTTCTACAGAAATAGAAAAAGCAAACTGGGATTTTTATAGCAAAACACTTAATGGTGCAATTAAACAAAGACCTATGGAAGAAAGAGCTCTAGCAAGAGTTAACGGTTCTGTAGGAGAAGCAATCGGACAATTATATGTAGATGCTAAGTTTCCGCCAGAAGCGAAAGCAAAAGCTGAGAAGATGATTGGTAATGTAATTAAAGCATACCAGAAAAGAATCGAAGTGCTGGATTGGATGAGTGATAGTACGAAAACCAAAGCTATTCAGAAATTAGATAAATTTACAGTAAAAATTGGATATCCAGATGAGTGGGAAGATTATTCTACTCTTGATGTGAAGGATGGAAACTCATATTTTGAAAATATGATGGCAGTTTCAGAATGGGGATTCAAGAAAAATATAAATGAAATTGGAGAACCTGTTGATAAAACTGAATGGGGAATGTCTCCTCAAACAGTAAATGCGTATTTTAATCCATTGTTTAATGAGATTGTATTCCCGGCTGCAATTTTACAACCTCCGTTCTATAACTATACTGCAGACGAAGCAGTTAATTATGGCGGAATTGGAGCAGTAATAGGTCATGAAATATCACATGCTTTTGATGATTCTGGTGCGCGTTTTGACGCAGAAGGTAATCTTTCTAACTGGTGGACAGATAATGATCTTAAACAGTTTACAGAAAGAGGAGGAGCACTTGCAGAGCAATATAGCGCTATAGAAGTACTAGATAGTGTATTTATTAATGGTAAGTTCACTCTTGGAGAAAATATTGGAGACCTAGGTGGAGTATTAGGAGCTTATGATGGACTACAAATGCATTTAACTGAAAATGGTCGACCTGAAGATATAGATGGGTTTACTCCAGAGCAACGATTCTTTATGTCTTGGGCTACTGTGTGGAGAACTAAGATTAGAGAAGATGCATTAAGAACGCAGATTAAGACAGATCCTCATTCTCCAGGAACAACTAGAGCGATACAGCCTTTATTAAACGTTCAGGCATTTTATGATGCTTTTGATATTAAAGAAGGGGATAAGATGTATTTAGCTCCTGAGAAACGAGTGAATATTTGGTAA
- a CDS encoding aspartate kinase, producing MKILKFGGTSVGSVVNLYRVKDILISDNDQKIVVCSAMSGVTDQLVNLVAYIKLKDAEAITRNLHKLESKHIEVIDELIEDTELRNNLKDGVSSMITEMLELSNQEYSEVLDATVLTFGETLLTYIFSNFLNATGVTNKLISAKEFMNVDNADNPNIQKVSEKLNEILDTNPADIYITQGFVCKDHLNQLSTLKRGGSDYTATIIGAALNANEIQIWTDIDGLHNNDPRYVEGTNPISHLTYNEAAELAYFGAKILHPQTVSPVVDMDIPVLLKNTFDPEASGTVISNKTYRKGLKAISAKDGITAIKIKSNRMLMAHGYLRRIFEVFDNYHTSIDMITTSEIAISLTIDNTTYIDEIVKEIEGYAEVTVEQNHSIICVVGESVINDKNSHKLFEILNYIPVRMISYGGSNNNISILVETKDKIPTLRFLNEKLFLTHQEAVL from the coding sequence ATGAAGATTTTAAAATTTGGAGGAACTTCTGTTGGATCTGTAGTGAATTTATACAGAGTAAAAGATATTCTTATTAGTGATAATGATCAAAAGATTGTAGTATGTTCTGCAATGTCTGGAGTAACGGATCAATTAGTAAATTTGGTGGCTTATATCAAATTAAAGGATGCGGAGGCAATTACCAGAAATCTGCATAAATTAGAAAGTAAGCACATAGAAGTTATCGATGAATTGATCGAAGATACTGAATTAAGAAATAACCTTAAGGATGGAGTATCGTCCATGATCACTGAGATGTTAGAACTATCAAATCAGGAATATTCTGAAGTTTTAGACGCCACAGTATTAACTTTTGGAGAAACACTGTTAACTTATATTTTTTCAAACTTTTTAAATGCTACTGGAGTTACTAATAAGTTGATTAGCGCTAAGGAGTTCATGAATGTGGATAATGCAGATAATCCTAATATTCAGAAAGTTTCTGAAAAACTTAACGAAATTTTGGATACCAATCCTGCTGATATATATATTACTCAAGGATTTGTTTGTAAAGATCATTTAAATCAATTAAGTACATTAAAAAGAGGAGGAAGCGATTATACGGCAACTATAATTGGTGCGGCATTAAATGCAAATGAGATACAGATTTGGACTGATATTGATGGATTACATAATAATGATCCTAGATATGTTGAAGGCACAAATCCAATATCTCACCTTACTTACAATGAGGCAGCAGAATTAGCTTATTTTGGAGCTAAAATTTTACATCCACAAACAGTATCTCCTGTAGTAGATATGGATATTCCTGTATTATTAAAAAACACATTTGACCCAGAAGCTTCTGGTACCGTTATTTCAAATAAAACATATAGAAAAGGTTTAAAAGCAATTTCTGCCAAAGACGGTATTACAGCCATTAAGATTAAATCAAACAGGATGTTAATGGCGCATGGATACCTTAGAAGAATTTTTGAAGTGTTTGATAATTATCATACATCAATCGATATGATTACTACTTCAGAAATTGCCATTTCTTTGACAATAGATAATACTACGTATATAGATGAAATTGTAAAAGAAATAGAAGGATATGCAGAAGTAACTGTAGAGCAAAATCATAGTATCATCTGTGTTGTAGGTGAATCCGTTATTAATGATAAAAACTCCCATAAACTTTTTGAAATATTAAATTATATACCGGTTAGAATGATTTCTTATGGAGGAAGTAATAATAATATTTCCATTCTTGTAGAAACGAAAGACAAAATACCAACCCTTAGGTTTTTAAATGAGAAATTGTTTCTTACTCATCAAGAAGCTGTTCTTTAA
- a CDS encoding YifB family Mg chelatase-like AAA ATPase has product MLIKVFGSAVFGVEATTITVEVNIDKGIGYHLVGLPDNAIKESSFRIAAALQNNGYKLPGKKITINMAPADLRKEGSAYDLTLALGILAASSQIKGEDIADYLIMGELSLDGSLQPIKGALPIAIKGREEGFKGFILPKQNAKEAAIVDNLQVYGVENIKEVIDFFDGKGTLEQTIVDTREEFFKELDNPEFDFADVKGQESIKRCMEIAAAGGHNIILVGPPGSGKTMLSKRLPSILPPMSLQEALETTKIHSVVGRIKDNVGLMAQRPFRSPHHTISNVALVGGGSYPQPGEISLSHNGVLFLDELPEFKREVLEVMRQPLEDREVTISRAKFTVTYPSSFMLVASMNPSPGGYFNDPDAPVTSSPAEMQRYLSKISGPLLDRIDIHIEVTPVPFDKLSEERRGESSVDIRKRVTIARDIQTARFSESQKIHYNAQMGVKQIRKYCALDDASKELLKTAMERLNLSARAYDRILKVSRTIADLEGAESIKGNHISEAIQYRSLDRDGWLG; this is encoded by the coding sequence ATGCTTATTAAAGTCTTTGGAAGTGCAGTTTTTGGTGTTGAGGCGACAACAATTACAGTAGAGGTTAATATAGATAAAGGAATAGGATATCATTTGGTGGGTTTACCAGATAATGCAATTAAAGAAAGCAGTTTTCGGATTGCAGCAGCATTGCAGAATAACGGATATAAACTTCCAGGCAAGAAAATCACGATTAATATGGCTCCTGCTGATCTTAGAAAAGAAGGATCCGCATATGACTTAACATTAGCTTTAGGAATTCTGGCTGCGAGCTCGCAGATTAAAGGAGAGGATATTGCTGATTATCTAATCATGGGAGAACTTTCTTTGGACGGAAGTCTTCAGCCTATAAAAGGAGCATTGCCAATTGCTATCAAAGGGAGAGAAGAAGGGTTTAAAGGTTTCATTTTACCTAAACAAAATGCGAAGGAAGCAGCGATAGTGGATAATCTTCAGGTGTATGGAGTGGAAAATATCAAAGAAGTAATTGACTTTTTTGATGGAAAAGGAACACTGGAACAAACGATTGTGGATACCCGAGAAGAATTCTTTAAGGAATTAGATAATCCCGAGTTTGATTTTGCAGATGTAAAAGGACAGGAAAGTATAAAAAGGTGTATGGAGATTGCTGCAGCTGGAGGACATAATATCATTTTAGTAGGACCACCCGGAAGTGGTAAAACCATGCTTAGCAAACGATTACCTAGTATTTTACCACCAATGTCTTTACAAGAAGCATTAGAAACTACCAAGATTCATAGTGTCGTTGGGAGAATTAAAGATAATGTAGGACTTATGGCTCAAAGACCATTTCGAAGTCCGCATCATACAATATCTAATGTTGCATTAGTTGGTGGAGGTAGTTATCCGCAACCAGGAGAAATCTCATTATCTCATAACGGAGTTTTGTTTCTGGATGAGCTACCAGAATTTAAAAGAGAAGTACTGGAAGTGATGCGTCAACCATTAGAGGACCGAGAAGTAACGATCTCCAGAGCAAAGTTTACGGTAACCTATCCATCTAGTTTTATGTTAGTAGCCAGCATGAATCCTAGTCCAGGAGGATATTTTAATGATCCAGATGCACCAGTTACCTCGTCTCCAGCAGAGATGCAACGATATCTTAGCAAGATTTCTGGGCCGTTATTAGACCGTATTGATATTCATATCGAAGTAACTCCTGTACCTTTTGATAAATTGAGTGAAGAAAGAAGAGGCGAAAGTAGTGTGGACATTAGAAAAAGAGTAACTATAGCTAGAGATATTCAAACTGCTCGATTTTCTGAATCTCAAAAAATTCACTACAATGCTCAGATGGGAGTTAAACAAATCCGAAAATATTGTGCATTAGATGATGCATCTAAAGAGTTATTAAAAACAGCTATGGAACGATTAAATCTTTCTGCTAGAGCCTATGATAGAATTCTAAAAGTTTCCAGAACAATCGCTGATCTAGAAGGAGCAGAATCCATTAAAGGAAATCATATTTCCGAAGCAATACAGTATCGCAGTTTAGATCGTGATGGATGGTTGGGGTGA
- a CDS encoding toxin-antitoxin system YwqK family antitoxin, protein MKKILFTLLSFLNLFFFIKTNAQELLIPTNKIIDSTYSNTRTQKNIQNTLYYNNGSIKEIRETKGNKLNGSWKLFHANGKLKKEGAFKNDKTEGQWKIYNKNGILTFIENYNDGKEHGTWKAFHSDGRIKIEGTFVKGKRQGPWKVYNELGTLEKIVTFENDIEKSELILDHQQMDLNFFSVSQSIGNY, encoded by the coding sequence ATGAAAAAAATACTCTTCACACTGTTATCATTTCTAAATTTATTTTTCTTTATCAAAACTAACGCTCAGGAATTATTAATTCCAACTAATAAAATTATAGATAGTACTTATTCAAATACGAGAACACAGAAAAACATTCAGAATACATTGTACTATAATAATGGTTCAATTAAAGAAATAAGGGAGACAAAGGGTAACAAACTAAACGGATCATGGAAACTCTTTCACGCTAACGGAAAATTAAAAAAGGAAGGAGCGTTCAAAAATGATAAAACTGAGGGGCAATGGAAAATCTATAATAAAAATGGAATCTTGACTTTTATTGAAAACTATAATGATGGTAAAGAACACGGTACTTGGAAAGCCTTTCATTCTGACGGTAGGATAAAAATTGAAGGAACCTTTGTGAAAGGTAAACGACAAGGTCCGTGGAAAGTATATAATGAATTAGGAACGTTAGAGAAAATTGTAACGTTTGAAAATGATATAGAAAAAAGTGAATTAATTTTAGATCACCAACAAATGGATTTAAACTTCTTTTCTGTGAGTCAATCTATAGGTAATTACTAA
- a CDS encoding DUF4255 domain-containing protein, whose protein sequence is MIHSSLRFLTRTINDYLSMKNGLDENKIFLTHVSDESGVAIPDKSLGLSLVNIEEEKIFKEQNTAFINANGSVEYRNPELKLNLYVLISANYQNKDIDDPSDDYYEGLKQLSYVISLFQSKNVFTNDNTPAMASEDPNIKKLILELYSYSFEQMYNFWSVLGTKYLPSVLYKVRLLKIQEEELISDALPIEEIDLLSKTKEL, encoded by the coding sequence ATGATTCATTCATCTCTTAGGTTTTTAACTAGAACCATCAACGATTATTTAAGTATGAAAAATGGTCTTGATGAAAATAAAATATTCCTTACACATGTTTCAGATGAATCTGGTGTTGCAATTCCTGATAAATCACTTGGGTTGTCTTTGGTTAATATTGAAGAAGAAAAGATATTTAAAGAACAAAATACTGCATTCATTAATGCAAATGGTTCGGTAGAATATAGAAATCCAGAACTAAAATTGAACTTATATGTTTTGATTTCTGCAAACTATCAGAATAAGGATATAGATGACCCTTCTGATGATTATTATGAAGGATTAAAACAGCTATCGTATGTCATTTCACTCTTTCAATCCAAGAATGTATTTACCAATGATAATACCCCTGCTATGGCTAGTGAAGATCCAAATATCAAAAAACTGATATTAGAATTGTATTCTTATTCATTTGAGCAAATGTATAATTTCTGGAGTGTGTTGGGAACCAAATACCTCCCATCAGTTTTATATAAAGTAAGACTATTAAAAATACAGGAAGAAGAATTGATTAGTGATGCTTTACCTATAGAAGAGATTGATTTATTATCAAAAACCAAAGAGTTGTGA